One part of the Parabacteroides distasonis ATCC 8503 genome encodes these proteins:
- a CDS encoding SusD/RagB family nutrient-binding outer membrane lipoprotein, whose amino-acid sequence MNTIIKSFKGLAVMSAVSLALAGCSEDVMDRINQDTSHTNSVDGKFILADLITSTAFSNVSGDFNTYSSSYVEYEVGIENQLYNAEIRLNEPSASSTFENTWGNVYTSLKNARVIIGQCQEGKRDEGNLVTRGIAEVMEAYNGALLADIFGDTPYSEASLLDENGSPVNMNPKIDKQEEIYVSIMASLDKAIEDLNQSDRSPVGTYDYLYNGDAEKWIKFAYGLKARYTMRLINRSTDKQADLNKVLDYVSKSFTSADDEAAYAVYDANNINPFFGYFDSRAGFANSQSLTDKLIERKDPRLERVMLSPTTADKKRVQVTGSADKNLVPAPNGTPEQNMQKYGVSAFVYSNTAPTMLMSYHELKFLQAEALCRLNRTSDAEKALKEAVAAGIANAERSVSSAITYMGSKMVVNSEKMTEETANTYFDNQVKPLFAVNPLKETMIQKYLALWGASGEATETFNDIRRMKGLGENFVTLANTKKFPLRMPYGNSDVVSNPEVKAAYGDGQYVYSEPVWWAGGTR is encoded by the coding sequence ATGAATACAATAATAAAATCATTTAAAGGGTTGGCTGTTATGTCGGCCGTATCCTTGGCATTGGCTGGATGTTCCGAGGATGTAATGGATCGGATTAACCAAGATACGAGCCATACAAATAGCGTGGATGGCAAATTTATCTTGGCCGACTTGATTACTTCTACTGCATTTTCCAACGTTAGCGGAGACTTCAATACCTATTCATCTTCCTACGTGGAATATGAAGTGGGTATCGAAAACCAGTTATATAACGCGGAAATTCGTTTGAATGAGCCTTCTGCCTCTTCTACGTTTGAGAATACGTGGGGAAATGTTTATACAAGCTTGAAGAACGCTCGTGTTATTATCGGTCAATGTCAAGAAGGTAAGCGTGATGAGGGAAATTTAGTGACGAGAGGTATCGCTGAGGTCATGGAAGCTTACAATGGCGCTCTATTGGCGGATATATTTGGAGATACACCTTATAGTGAAGCTTCTTTATTGGATGAGAATGGCTCACCGGTGAATATGAATCCTAAAATAGATAAGCAAGAGGAGATTTATGTCTCTATAATGGCCTCCTTGGACAAGGCGATCGAGGATTTGAATCAGTCTGATCGTTCACCGGTTGGTACGTATGATTATTTGTATAATGGAGATGCCGAGAAATGGATTAAATTCGCTTATGGTTTGAAGGCTCGTTATACGATGCGTCTGATCAATCGTTCCACGGATAAGCAAGCTGACTTGAATAAGGTTTTGGACTATGTATCAAAATCTTTTACTTCTGCGGATGACGAGGCTGCATACGCTGTCTATGATGCGAATAATATCAACCCATTCTTTGGTTACTTCGATTCTCGCGCTGGTTTTGCCAATAGCCAGAGCTTGACGGACAAGTTGATTGAGCGTAAAGATCCTCGATTGGAAAGAGTGATGCTTTCTCCTACTACGGCTGACAAGAAACGCGTACAGGTTACAGGCTCTGCTGATAAGAACTTAGTTCCGGCCCCGAATGGTACTCCTGAGCAGAATATGCAGAAATATGGTGTTTCCGCCTTTGTATATTCAAACACGGCTCCTACGATGTTGATGAGTTATCATGAGTTGAAATTCTTGCAAGCTGAGGCGTTATGTCGCTTAAACCGTACGTCTGACGCCGAGAAAGCGTTGAAAGAGGCGGTAGCTGCCGGAATCGCAAATGCTGAGAGAAGTGTCTCTTCTGCTATCACTTATATGGGTAGCAAAATGGTCGTGAATTCAGAAAAAATGACAGAGGAGACGGCCAATACATATTTCGATAACCAAGTTAAACCGTTGTTTGCTGTAAATCCTTTGAAAGAGACCATGATCCAGAAATATCTGGCTTTGTGGGGGGCATCGGGAGAGGCTACCGAGACTTTTAATGATATCCGTAGAATGAAAGGATTAGGAGAGAATTTCGTGACATTGGCGAATACGAAAAAATTCCCTCTTCGTATGCCTTATGGTAATAGTGACGTGGTATCAAATCCGGAAGTAAAAGCCGCTTATGGCGACGGTCAATACGTATATTCAGAGCCTGTATGGTGGGCTGGCGGAACTCGCTAA
- the serC gene encoding 3-phosphoserine/phosphohydroxythreonine transaminase, with protein sequence MKKHNFYAGPSILSEYTIKNTAAAVENFAGMGLSLLEISHRSKEFVAVNDEARALIKELLDVPAGYEVVFMGGGASMQFCMVPYNLLNKKASYLDTGTWASNAIKEAKLFGEVDVVASSKDKNYTYIPKGYAIADDSDYFHFTSNNTIYGTEMRKDPDVKQRLVCDMSSDIFSRPIDISKYDIIYAGAQKNLAPAGVTLAIVRVDALGHVDRPIPTMLNYATHIKKDSMFNTPPVLPIYAALQTLKWYKEQGGIAAMEKKDLENAAILYDEIDRNKLFRGTVAEEDRSIMNVCFVMNDEYKELEDEFSKYATAAGMVGIKGHRSVGGFRASLYNAMPKSSVEALVACMKEFEKQH encoded by the coding sequence ATGAAGAAGCACAATTTTTATGCAGGTCCTTCTATCTTGAGCGAGTATACAATTAAGAATACAGCCGCTGCGGTAGAAAATTTTGCGGGTATGGGGTTATCACTTCTTGAGATCTCTCATAGAAGTAAGGAGTTTGTAGCCGTAAACGACGAGGCACGTGCGTTGATCAAGGAATTACTGGATGTTCCGGCAGGCTATGAGGTTGTATTCATGGGCGGTGGCGCCAGCATGCAGTTCTGTATGGTTCCTTACAATCTGTTGAATAAGAAAGCCTCTTATTTGGATACCGGCACATGGGCTTCGAACGCTATCAAGGAAGCTAAGTTGTTTGGGGAGGTAGATGTTGTCGCTTCTTCCAAAGACAAGAACTATACTTACATCCCGAAGGGTTATGCGATCGCTGATGACTCGGATTATTTCCATTTTACTTCTAATAATACGATTTACGGAACAGAGATGCGTAAGGATCCGGATGTGAAGCAACGTTTGGTTTGCGATATGTCTTCCGATATTTTCTCTCGTCCGATCGATATTTCCAAATATGATATTATCTATGCGGGTGCTCAAAAGAACTTGGCTCCTGCCGGCGTGACTTTGGCTATCGTTCGTGTGGACGCTTTAGGACATGTAGACCGTCCGATCCCGACCATGTTGAACTACGCTACCCATATTAAAAAGGATTCTATGTTCAATACACCTCCTGTATTGCCTATTTACGCGGCTTTACAGACCTTGAAATGGTATAAGGAACAAGGTGGTATCGCCGCTATGGAGAAGAAGGATCTTGAGAACGCGGCGATCTTATACGATGAGATCGATCGCAATAAGTTGTTCCGTGGTACGGTAGCGGAGGAAGATCGTTCGATCATGAATGTTTGTTTCGTGATGAATGATGAGTATAAGGAGTTGGAGGACGAGTTCAGTAAATATGCTACTGCCGCTGGTATGGTAGGTATCAAGGGACACCGTTCTGTAGGTGGTTTCCGTGCCTCTCTTTATAACGCGATGCCGAAGAGCAGCGTGGAGGCTTTGGTAGCTTGCATGAAAGAGTTCGAGAAACAACATTAA
- a CDS encoding SusC/RagA family TonB-linked outer membrane protein gives MKKKLTSVLLFLAMSVGVVSAQTSKVTGKVVGEDGEPVIGASIIVKGTTVGTVTDFDGNFTLDVPSDGKQLVISYIGMKSKEVVVSPNVNVTLMSDTQNLDEVVVTAMGISKEKKALGYAVQDVKSDELTQGANTSLSGALQGKVSGIDIASSSGMPGASSKIMIRGARSFTGDNSPLYVIDGMPIASTADVNTDTMNNGSVSGADYANRAVDLDPNDIESINILKGQAASALYGMRASNGVIVITTKSGKGARKGKPQISFNTNLAFDKVSTLPELQTEYGQGNEGAYNPYSGFSWGPSISDLANDPVYGGNVQNEYTEGGLHNGQYYVPQRAAAGLDPWATPQAYNNAKDFFQTGVTWSNSVNVAQSFDKGNYSFSLGNTTSDGIVRSTGMDRYNVKLSGEAQLHDNWTTGFNGNFVTSKIKKQGTANDGVTATVYTAPISYTMAGIPSHIEGDPYTQNTFRENWIDDGNWACDNNSFTERSQRFFGNAFLKYSTKFGTDNHKLDVKYQIGDDAYTTNYSDIYGYGTTGYANGYASEYGFTVNEMNSLLTFTYNWNINEDFVFDALLGNELVDKRISNTQAVGYSFNFPGWNHLNNASVFNSSHEYKRKRTVGNFASLSLAWKNMLYLNVTGRNDIVSSMPRDNRSFFYPSVSLGWVFTEVEALKNDILTFGKIRGSYAEVGMAGEYVPSYYYTPGYGGGFFQGTPIMYPINGNMAYIPYFVVYDPNLKPQNTKSYELGADLTFLNGLVSLNYTYSRQNVKDQIFEVPLAGSTGASSMMMNGGKMHSNVHEITLGISPVDTKNFKLDFAFNFSKIDNYVDELAPGVESIMLGGFVTPQVRAGIGDKFPVIYGVGYKRDGEGRIVVNEKGIPEAGETQVIGKVSPDFRLGFNTNIELYKFRLAAVFDWKQGGQMYSGTAGETNFYGTSKLSGEVRKSDKYHFDYAAVEQKGVDADGKPIYVPYTGGVKGSDAEEYFKSVRGIDEAYVYDNSFLKLRELSLSYPVYKKDNLNVNVNVFARNIIVWSEIKGFDPEATQGNNNMAGAFERFSLPGTSSYGFGVNVNF, from the coding sequence ATGAAGAAAAAGTTGACTTCTGTGCTACTATTTCTTGCGATGAGCGTAGGAGTAGTTTCGGCACAGACCTCGAAGGTTACCGGTAAGGTAGTCGGAGAAGATGGTGAGCCGGTGATCGGTGCGTCCATTATCGTAAAAGGAACGACTGTGGGAACAGTTACGGATTTTGACGGTAATTTTACTTTGGATGTTCCTAGTGATGGTAAGCAATTAGTTATTTCATACATCGGTATGAAATCCAAGGAGGTAGTTGTGTCTCCCAATGTAAATGTAACATTGATGTCTGATACTCAAAACTTGGATGAGGTCGTGGTTACAGCGATGGGTATCTCAAAGGAAAAGAAAGCTTTAGGTTATGCCGTGCAAGATGTAAAATCGGATGAGTTAACACAAGGTGCTAACACTAGTTTGTCTGGGGCTTTGCAAGGTAAAGTATCCGGTATCGATATCGCTTCCTCATCGGGTATGCCAGGCGCATCTTCCAAGATCATGATCCGTGGAGCCCGTTCATTTACAGGGGATAACTCTCCTTTGTATGTGATCGATGGTATGCCGATCGCTTCTACGGCGGATGTTAATACGGATACTATGAATAATGGTAGTGTTAGTGGAGCTGACTATGCGAACCGTGCCGTAGACTTAGATCCGAACGATATCGAGAGTATCAACATCTTGAAAGGACAAGCCGCTTCTGCGTTGTATGGTATGCGTGCTTCTAATGGTGTGATCGTTATTACTACAAAGAGCGGAAAAGGTGCTCGTAAAGGAAAACCTCAGATCTCATTCAACACGAATCTTGCGTTTGATAAGGTTTCTACATTACCTGAGTTACAAACTGAATATGGACAAGGTAATGAAGGTGCTTATAACCCATATTCGGGATTTAGCTGGGGACCGTCTATCTCTGACTTGGCGAATGATCCTGTATATGGCGGTAATGTACAAAATGAATATACGGAAGGTGGATTGCATAATGGACAATACTATGTGCCTCAGCGTGCTGCGGCAGGATTGGATCCATGGGCTACTCCCCAAGCTTATAATAATGCGAAAGATTTCTTCCAGACTGGCGTTACTTGGAGTAACTCTGTAAATGTAGCTCAATCTTTCGATAAAGGAAACTATTCATTTTCTTTGGGTAATACGACTTCTGATGGTATCGTTCGTTCTACGGGAATGGATCGTTATAACGTGAAGCTGTCGGGTGAGGCGCAATTGCATGATAACTGGACGACTGGTTTTAACGGAAACTTCGTGACATCAAAGATCAAGAAGCAAGGAACCGCTAATGACGGTGTTACCGCTACGGTTTATACGGCTCCTATCAGTTATACTATGGCGGGCATACCTTCCCATATCGAAGGTGATCCTTATACTCAGAATACGTTCCGTGAGAACTGGATCGATGATGGAAACTGGGCGTGCGACAATAATAGCTTTACGGAGAGATCTCAACGTTTCTTCGGGAATGCGTTCTTGAAGTATTCTACTAAATTTGGTACGGACAATCATAAATTGGATGTGAAATACCAAATTGGTGATGACGCTTATACGACCAATTACTCTGATATTTACGGCTACGGTACAACTGGTTATGCGAATGGTTATGCTAGCGAATACGGTTTTACGGTAAATGAGATGAACTCATTGTTGACGTTTACGTATAACTGGAATATCAATGAGGACTTCGTATTCGATGCTTTGTTGGGTAATGAGCTTGTAGATAAGCGAATCAGTAATACTCAAGCCGTGGGATATAGCTTCAACTTCCCGGGCTGGAACCATTTGAACAACGCTTCTGTATTCAACAGCTCTCATGAGTATAAGAGAAAACGTACGGTAGGTAACTTCGCTAGCTTATCTTTGGCTTGGAAGAATATGCTTTATTTGAATGTTACGGGACGTAACGATATCGTGTCTTCTATGCCGAGAGATAACCGTTCGTTCTTTTATCCTTCCGTATCCCTTGGATGGGTATTCACGGAAGTGGAAGCCTTGAAGAATGATATCTTGACATTTGGTAAGATCCGTGGCTCTTACGCAGAGGTAGGTATGGCAGGAGAATATGTGCCGTCTTATTATTATACGCCAGGTTATGGTGGTGGTTTCTTCCAGGGAACACCTATTATGTATCCGATTAATGGAAATATGGCGTATATTCCTTATTTCGTGGTTTATGATCCGAACTTGAAGCCTCAGAACACGAAGTCTTATGAGCTTGGTGCTGACTTGACTTTCTTGAATGGTTTAGTTTCATTGAATTATACGTATTCTCGTCAGAACGTGAAAGACCAAATCTTCGAGGTGCCTTTGGCTGGCTCCACAGGTGCTTCCAGTATGATGATGAATGGTGGAAAGATGCACTCAAACGTACATGAGATTACATTAGGTATCTCTCCGGTTGATACGAAGAATTTCAAGCTGGACTTCGCTTTTAACTTCTCAAAGATCGACAATTATGTAGACGAGTTGGCTCCGGGCGTAGAGAGCATTATGTTGGGTGGTTTCGTGACTCCTCAAGTACGTGCAGGTATCGGCGATAAATTCCCGGTAATCTATGGTGTTGGTTACAAACGTGATGGCGAAGGACGAATTGTAGTAAACGAAAAAGGTATACCAGAGGCTGGTGAGACCCAAGTAATCGGTAAGGTTTCTCCTGATTTCCGTTTGGGTTTCAATACGAATATCGAGTTGTATAAATTCCGTTTGGCTGCTGTATTTGACTGGAAGCAAGGTGGACAAATGTATAGTGGTACGGCTGGTGAGACGAACTTCTATGGTACAAGTAAGTTATCTGGAGAGGTTCGTAAGAGTGATAAATATCATTTTGACTATGCTGCTGTTGAACAGAAGGGCGTAGATGCGGATGGTAAACCTATCTATGTTCCCTATACGGGTGGAGTGAAAGGATCAGATGCAGAGGAGTATTTCAAAAGCGTGAGGGGCATTGACGAAGCCTATGTTTATGACAACTCGTTCTTGAAATTGCGTGAACTTTCATTGTCATATCCTGTATATAAGAAAGATAACTTGAATGTAAACGTGAATGTTTTCGCCCGTAATATCATTGTATGGTCTGAGATAAAAGGCTTCGATCCAGAGGCTACTCAAGGAAATAACAATATGGCTGGCGCTTTCGAGCGTTTCTCCTTACCGGGTACATCTAGCTACGGTTTTGGTGTCAACGTAAATTTCTAA
- a CDS encoding DUF1015 domain-containing protein, producing MAKIKPFKGVRPPKEFIEEVASRPYDVLNSQEARAEAEGNEKSLYHIIKPEIDFPEGTDEHDPAVYLKAAANFNNFQEKGWLVQDQKECYYVYAQTMNGKTQYGLVVGAYVPDYMNGTIKKHELTRRDKEEDRMKHVRVNNANIEPVFFAYPDNSELDAIVMKYTAREPEYNFVAKLDGFGHTFWIIDEDKDIARITELFGEMPALYIADGHHRSAAAALVGAEKAKQNPDHKGDEEYNYFMAVCFPANQLTIIDYNRVVKDLNGLTEEQFVERLTKNFVVEEKGSAIYKPGALHNFSLYLGGKWYSLTAKPGTYDDNDPIGVLDVTISSNLILDEILGIKDLRSDKRIDFVGGIRGLGELKRRVDSGEMKVALALYPVTMKQLMDIADTGNIMPPKTTWFEPKLRSGLVIHKLD from the coding sequence ATGGCAAAAATAAAACCTTTCAAGGGAGTTCGTCCACCAAAAGAATTTATAGAGGAGGTGGCTTCCCGCCCCTATGACGTATTGAACTCGCAAGAAGCTCGTGCGGAAGCGGAAGGAAACGAGAAATCCCTTTACCATATCATTAAACCGGAAATCGATTTCCCAGAAGGGACGGATGAGCATGATCCGGCTGTTTACCTGAAGGCCGCCGCCAATTTCAATAATTTTCAGGAAAAAGGTTGGTTGGTTCAGGATCAGAAAGAATGCTATTATGTTTATGCCCAAACCATGAATGGCAAGACTCAATATGGGTTGGTAGTCGGGGCTTATGTTCCCGATTATATGAATGGCACGATCAAGAAACATGAGCTGACCCGCCGTGACAAGGAGGAGGATCGCATGAAGCACGTACGTGTCAACAACGCTAATATCGAGCCGGTATTCTTCGCTTATCCCGACAACTCAGAGTTAGACGCTATCGTAATGAAATATACGGCTCGTGAGCCTGAATATAATTTCGTGGCGAAATTAGACGGTTTCGGCCATACGTTCTGGATTATCGATGAGGATAAGGACATCGCCCGCATCACGGAGTTATTCGGGGAAATGCCTGCGTTGTATATTGCCGACGGACATCATCGTTCCGCCGCCGCTGCTTTGGTAGGAGCGGAGAAGGCCAAGCAAAACCCGGATCATAAGGGAGACGAGGAGTATAACTATTTCATGGCTGTTTGCTTCCCGGCCAACCAATTGACCATTATCGATTACAACCGTGTGGTAAAAGACTTGAACGGCTTGACCGAGGAACAATTCGTTGAGAGATTAACGAAAAACTTCGTGGTAGAGGAGAAGGGCTCTGCTATTTACAAACCGGGTGCCTTGCACAATTTCTCCCTGTATTTAGGAGGGAAATGGTATTCTTTGACCGCTAAGCCCGGTACGTACGATGACAATGACCCGATAGGCGTATTGGATGTCACGATCTCTTCGAACTTGATTCTGGATGAGATTTTAGGCATTAAGGATTTACGTTCGGACAAGCGAATCGATTTCGTGGGAGGTATCCGTGGCCTGGGTGAATTGAAACGCCGTGTGGATAGCGGTGAGATGAAGGTTGCCTTGGCTTTGTATCCCGTTACGATGAAGCAATTGATGGATATCGCCGATACGGGTAATATTATGCCGCCGAAGACGACGTGGTTCGAACCGAAGCTTCGCTCCGGTTTGGTGATCCATAAATTGGATTAA
- a CDS encoding replication-associated recombination protein A, which produces MMSQPLAERLRPKTLDDYIGQKHLVGQGAVLRKMIDAGRVPSFILWGPPGVGKTTLAQIIANKLDAPFYTLSAISSGVKDVREVIEKAKSNRFFNTVSPILFIDEIHRFSKSQQDSLLNAVETGVVTLIGATTENPSFEVIRPLLSRCQVYVLKSLDKNDLLTLLYKAIAEDVVLKDKNIRLTETDAMLRYSGGDARKLLNILELVVSAEESDDIEILDEKVVERLQENPAAYDKGGEMHYDIISAFIKSIRGSDPDGAIYWLARMVAGGEDPEFIARRLVISASEDIGLANPNALLLANACFDALKKIGWPEGRIILAETTVYLACSPKSNSAYMAINDALALVNRTGNLPVPLHLRNAPTKLMAELEYGKEYKYAHDYENHFVKQEYLPKDILGERLWKGQENPAEHKLIEQMRRLWGDRF; this is translated from the coding sequence ATGATGAGTCAACCATTAGCAGAGAGATTACGTCCGAAGACGTTGGATGATTATATCGGACAGAAGCACCTGGTAGGCCAGGGAGCCGTGTTGAGGAAGATGATTGATGCGGGACGGGTTCCCTCTTTTATATTGTGGGGGCCGCCGGGAGTAGGGAAGACTACCTTAGCGCAAATCATAGCGAATAAGTTGGATGCGCCTTTTTATACGTTAAGCGCGATCAGTTCGGGAGTGAAGGACGTGCGGGAGGTGATAGAGAAGGCCAAGAGCAACCGCTTCTTCAATACGGTATCGCCGATATTGTTTATTGATGAGATACACCGGTTCAGTAAGTCGCAGCAAGACTCATTGCTGAACGCCGTGGAGACGGGCGTGGTGACGCTGATTGGGGCAACCACGGAGAATCCCTCGTTCGAGGTAATCCGTCCTTTGTTATCCCGTTGTCAGGTGTACGTGTTGAAATCGCTGGACAAGAATGACTTGCTTACGCTATTGTATAAGGCGATCGCCGAGGATGTCGTTCTGAAGGATAAAAACATAAGGCTGACGGAAACGGATGCCATGTTACGTTACTCGGGAGGAGACGCCCGGAAGTTGCTGAATATTCTGGAACTGGTGGTGTCTGCCGAGGAGAGTGACGATATTGAGATTCTGGATGAGAAGGTAGTGGAGAGGTTGCAGGAGAACCCTGCGGCGTATGATAAGGGAGGGGAGATGCATTACGATATAATCTCCGCTTTTATCAAGTCGATCCGGGGTAGCGATCCCGATGGCGCCATTTACTGGCTCGCCCGTATGGTGGCCGGGGGAGAAGACCCTGAGTTTATCGCACGGCGGTTGGTGATCTCCGCTTCTGAGGATATCGGATTGGCGAATCCGAATGCGCTTTTGCTGGCGAACGCATGTTTCGATGCCTTGAAGAAGATCGGCTGGCCGGAGGGCCGGATCATCCTGGCCGAGACGACCGTTTATCTGGCTTGCAGCCCGAAAAGTAATTCGGCCTATATGGCGATCAACGACGCTTTGGCACTTGTTAACCGGACTGGGAATTTACCCGTACCGCTTCATCTACGCAACGCGCCTACCAAATTAATGGCTGAACTGGAGTATGGCAAGGAATATAAATATGCGCACGACTACGAAAATCATTTTGTAAAGCAGGAGTATCTTCCGAAGGATATTTTGGGCGAACGTTTGTGGAAAGGACAGGAAAATCCGGCCGAGCACAAACTAATTGAGCAAATGAGGCGCCTTTGGGGAGATCGTTTTTAA
- a CDS encoding NAD(P)-dependent oxidoreductase, translated as MAKILVATEKPFAAVAVKGIREVVEGAGMELALLEKYTEKAQLLDAVKDADAVIIRSDKVDAEVLDAAKNLKIVVRAGAGYDNVDLDAATAHKVCVMNTPGQNSNAVAELVFGMLVYGVRNFYNGTSGTELKGKKLGILAYGNVGRNVARIAKGFGMEVYAYDAFCPASVIEADGVKAVASTADLFKACQIVSLHIPATAETKGSINFELMNSMPKGAIVVNTARKEVMDEAGLAKMLEERPDFKYLTDIMPAIHAELAEKYAGRYFSTPKKMGAQTAEANINAGIAAAKQIVDFLVNGNEKYRVNK; from the coding sequence ATGGCAAAGATATTAGTTGCTACAGAGAAACCTTTCGCCGCTGTCGCTGTGAAAGGCATCCGGGAGGTAGTGGAAGGCGCTGGCATGGAACTGGCTCTTTTGGAGAAATATACAGAGAAGGCGCAATTGCTGGATGCGGTTAAGGATGCCGATGCCGTGATTATCCGTAGCGATAAGGTGGACGCTGAGGTATTGGATGCCGCTAAGAACCTGAAGATCGTGGTTCGTGCCGGTGCGGGGTATGATAACGTGGACTTGGATGCGGCTACTGCCCATAAGGTATGCGTGATGAATACGCCGGGACAAAACTCTAACGCTGTCGCCGAATTGGTATTCGGTATGTTGGTGTACGGGGTTCGTAATTTCTATAACGGAACTTCCGGAACAGAGTTGAAAGGAAAGAAATTGGGTATCTTGGCTTATGGAAACGTGGGCCGTAACGTGGCTCGTATCGCTAAAGGCTTCGGTATGGAGGTTTACGCTTATGACGCGTTCTGTCCGGCTTCCGTGATTGAGGCCGATGGTGTGAAGGCTGTAGCTTCTACGGCGGACTTGTTCAAGGCTTGCCAGATCGTTTCCTTGCATATCCCGGCTACGGCCGAGACGAAGGGTTCTATCAATTTCGAGTTGATGAATTCCATGCCGAAGGGGGCTATCGTAGTGAATACGGCTCGTAAGGAGGTGATGGATGAGGCTGGCCTCGCTAAGATGTTGGAAGAGCGTCCGGATTTCAAGTACTTGACAGATATTATGCCCGCTATCCATGCGGAATTGGCCGAAAAATATGCCGGTCGTTATTTCAGCACCCCGAAAAAGATGGGTGCCCAGACCGCCGAGGCTAATATCAACGCTGGTATCGCCGCCGCCAAGCAGATCGTTGATTTCTTGGTGAATGGCAATGAAAAGTATCGGGTTAATAAATGA